Genomic window (uncultured Flavobacterium sp.):
TCCCGAAGAATTATTAAAGCTAAAAGATACTTCTGAATTTGTTTTAATTGATGCCAGAGCCGGAGTCAATGCCGAAGAAAATTATAAAAACGAACATTTAAAAGGTGCTCGTTATATCGATTTGAATCGGGATTTAGCAACGGTCGAAACTGATCCTGCAAACGGCGGAAGACATCCTTTGCCTTCTTTCGAAAAGTTCTCAGGAGTACTTTCAAGACTCGGAATTTCGCCTTCAAGTTATATTATTATTTATGATGATAAAAACGGATCAAATGCTGCTGCCAGATTTTGGTGGATGTTAAGAGCAATTGGTCACGAAAAAGTGCAGGTTTTAAACGGAGGTTTGCAAGTGGCAATAAAAATTGGTTATCCGATAAGTTCAGAAACTGAAAATTTTGATACAACTGAAAACTATCCAATATCAGAATGGAAATTACTTTTAGCCGATATTGAAGAAGTCGAAAAAGCCCGAAATAACGACCAAAATATTGTAATTGATGTAAGAGATAAAAATCGTTTTGATGGTTTAACAGAACCGTTGGATTTAATTGCCGGACATATTCCGGGTGCTATAAATGTTCCGTTTAGCGAAAATCTAAATGAAGATGGATTCTATCAAACCGCTGCAGAATTAGCCAAAAAATACACAATGGTTTTAGGAAATACAAAACCCGAAAATGTAATTGTACATTGCGGTTCGGGTGTTACGGCTTGTCATACTTTATTAGCAATGGATTATGCCGGAATTTCGATTCCTAAACTTTATGTAGGTTCCTGGAGCGAATGGTCAAGAAACGATCGCGAAATGGCAACAAAAGAAACAAAATAACCTTAACAAAAACATACTTTAAAGATATGTTTTTCTTAAAACATTTTTTTGCCACAGATTAAAAGATTAAAAAAGATTAATCATTCTAATCGGTGAATCCTGATAGTTATCGGGAGTGGCAAAAAAACATCACTAAATATATTTTAAAATGCAGCATTGGGACATACTTTTATCAAATCAGGTAAATAAAAAAGCTTTTATTGATACTTTACTTTCTGGCGAAGCCAAAGGAGAATTAGCCGTTTTTAACGACCAAAAAGGCATTCTGTTTTCAGATATTGCGATTGAGAAATTCATTGAAAAAGAGTATCAATATGATATCGTCGAAGCCTCTCCGGAATCACATAGACAATTGAGAACTTTTTCGTCAGGCGAGCGCAAAAAAGAGTTTCTGAAATACTGTATCAATCAAAATCCTGATTTTATAATTTTCGACAATCCGTTTGACCATTTAGATCAGGCTTCAAGAGTTGTTTTAGTACAATCTCTCGAAAAATTAACAAACGATATCGCCATTATACAATTGGTAAATCGTGTCGTTGATGTTTTAGATTTTGTTCCGAATAAAGCACAAATAAAAGACAATTCATTTACACTATATCCAATATCAAAAACCGAAAATCACTTTAAAACCTTAAATACCGGAGCAATTCCAAAAGCTTTAGAGCCGCATTCCTTTCACGAAAGTGTATTAATCAAAATGAATAATGTTTCTGTAAGTTATGACGACCGCAAAATTGTAGATCAAATTTCATGGACAATAAAACAAGGCGAATTCTGGCAATTAATTGGTCCGAATGGTTCAGGAAAAAGCACAATTCTATCATTGATTACAGGAGATAATCCAAAAGGGTTTGGTCAGGATTTATTTTTATTCGGAAGAAAAAAAGGAACCGGCGAAAGCGTTTGGGACATCAAAAAGCAAATTGGAATCTTCGCGACGTCAATGACCGATTTATTTCAAAAAGGGCACACTTTAGAAGAAATGATTCTCTCGGGATTTTTCGACTCGATCGGACTTTATATTGAGCCAACAACACATCAAAAACAAATCGTTTCGCAATGGCTTGAAGTAGTTGAAATGACAAGTTTAAGAAAAAAGCGCTTTATAGATCTGTCAATTGGCCAGCAAAGAGTCGCATTAATTGTTCGTGCCGTTTTAAAACATCCGCCATTATTAATTCTGGACGAACCTGTAGAAGGTTTAGACGACGAAAATGTAGATCTGGTTATTCAACTTATCAATACCATTAAACAAGAAACAAATGTTAGTATTTTGTACGTTTCACATCGCATAGAATCTGGCCTCGCTCCTACTTCGGTATTCGAACTTTTACCAACCCCAACAGGATCAATCGGTAAAATAAAATACCATTCAGAGCTAAATTAAAAAACAAAAATGAAAATTAAATATATCGCATTATTAGCCTTATCTCTAATAATGATTTCGTGCACAACCACAATTTCAACGACAAAAACAGCATACAAAATAAGTAACATTTCTAAACTAAAATCAGATTGGATTTTTAGCCCAAAAGAATGGTTTCTGCAAAAAGATACATTGACAGGAACCGGAGGTCCAATGCATTGGGGTGTAATAGAATCTAAAAAACAACTTCCTAAAAACTATGAAATCGATTTTAAAGTAAACATGACCAAAGAATCTTTGTTTGAAGTTATGCTTAACATCGATAAAGAAAAATACATCAGAACATATTTGTATCAAATCGATCAGAATATTGTGATAGGAAATGGAGTTTACAACAAAAACAGCGACGAGTATGGT
Coding sequences:
- a CDS encoding sulfurtransferase, which encodes MSKLSPLINPEELLKLKDTSEFVLIDARAGVNAEENYKNEHLKGARYIDLNRDLATVETDPANGGRHPLPSFEKFSGVLSRLGISPSSYIIIYDDKNGSNAAARFWWMLRAIGHEKVQVLNGGLQVAIKIGYPISSETENFDTTENYPISEWKLLLADIEEVEKARNNDQNIVIDVRDKNRFDGLTEPLDLIAGHIPGAINVPFSENLNEDGFYQTAAELAKKYTMVLGNTKPENVIVHCGSGVTACHTLLAMDYAGISIPKLYVGSWSEWSRNDREMATKETK
- a CDS encoding ATP-binding cassette domain-containing protein; amino-acid sequence: MQHWDILLSNQVNKKAFIDTLLSGEAKGELAVFNDQKGILFSDIAIEKFIEKEYQYDIVEASPESHRQLRTFSSGERKKEFLKYCINQNPDFIIFDNPFDHLDQASRVVLVQSLEKLTNDIAIIQLVNRVVDVLDFVPNKAQIKDNSFTLYPISKTENHFKTLNTGAIPKALEPHSFHESVLIKMNNVSVSYDDRKIVDQISWTIKQGEFWQLIGPNGSGKSTILSLITGDNPKGFGQDLFLFGRKKGTGESVWDIKKQIGIFATSMTDLFQKGHTLEEMILSGFFDSIGLYIEPTTHQKQIVSQWLEVVEMTSLRKKRFIDLSIGQQRVALIVRAVLKHPPLLILDEPVEGLDDENVDLVIQLINTIKQETNVSILYVSHRIESGLAPTSVFELLPTPTGSIGKIKYHSELN